The genomic DNA GCGCAGCAGCCACCACAGGCGTGCCGCGTACATGCCGCCGTGGGCGTCGTAGGCCACGACTTGCGTGTCGTCGCCGATGCCGAAGCGGCGCAGCGTTTCGACCAGCGTGGCGCGCTCCGGCAGCGGGTGGCGGCCGCGGAACACGCCGTCCGCGCCGCGCTTGGCGCCGGACAGGTCGTCGTCGATGCTGGCGAACTGCGCGCCGGGGATGTGGCCGGCGGCGTAGGCGTCGCGGCCGTAGGCGGGATTCATCAGGTCGTGGCGGCAGTCGATCACGACCCAGTCCGGGTCGTTCACGTGCTGCGCCAGGGTGGCGGCATCGATCAGGGTCTTGAACATGCGGGTCTCCTTGTGCTTGTCTACTTACACTTCGCTGGCGATCGGGTCGGTATCGGCAATGGCCTTGCCGCGTTCCGTGCTCCTGGTATTGTAGAACGTCGCGGCCATGCCGGAGAGCAGGATGATGGCGATGCCCAGCCAGCTGTGCCAGCTGAACACGTCGCCGAACATCGCCACGCCCCAGACGCTGGAGAAGACGATGCCGGTGTACTGCAGGTTGGCGACGACCAGCGTCTTGCCGACGCGGTAGGCGCGCGTCATCGCCATCTGCGCGGCGGTGGCGCACAGGCCCATCCCCAGCAGCAGGAACACGCCCTGTGGCGTATTCAGGGGATGCCAGGTGACGGGACCGCCGCCCGCCTCGGCCACGTGGCCGACGATGCCGGCGACCAGATTCGTTGCGGCGAAGTAGAACACAACGCGGTATTCCGGCTCGCCGGCCAGACCCAGTTTCCGCACCTGCATATAGGCCATGGCGGACAGCACGGACGACCCCAGTGCGACCAGCGCGTCGAACAGCTGGTTCGCCTCGAACGCGGGGCGCAGCAGCAGGGTGACGCCGACGAAGCTCATGGCCACGGCCACGATCAGCGGCCACTCGACGCGGTTCTTGGCATGCCACCAGCCGTGCGCGAACAGCCACACGGCGATCCAGATCGGCGCCATATAGTTCAGCGTCATCGCCGTGGCCAGCGGCAGCTTGGCGATCGAGTAGAACCACAGCCACAGCGAGACCACGCCGATAAAGCCGCGCCACAGGTGCGCCAGGGGGAAGGCCGTCTTCAAGGTGCCGCCCTGGATGCGGATCATGACGAACAACACCACGATGCCGACGATCCCGCGGTACATCACGAGTTCGGAGGTGGTGTAGGTTTCCGATGCCAGCTTCACGCACACGCCCATCGCGGCGAACATGAAACTGGCGAACAACATCCAGAGCGATTGCATTGACGACTTCCTAGAATGACCGAGGGGACAGATCGTAGCCGATTCTGTCCCCTCGAGTTGGTGAGTGCTTGTTATGGTGCGAGCTTGGCGAGGCCCGGATTGCCCGGTTCGATGCGGCTGCGGTACCACTCGTGGAAGTGCTGCATGCCATCCTCCATCGGCGACTGGTATGGGCCCGCGTCGGTCAGGCCGCGCTCCATCAGGATGCGGCGGCCCGCGTCCATACGCAGCGCGATCTCGTCGTCCTCGACGCAGGTCTCCATATAGGCGGCCCGCTCGGCCTCGACGAACTCGCGCTCGAACAGCACGATCTCCTCGGGGTAGTAGAACTCGACGACGTTCTTGGTGCGGTTCGGGCCTTCCGGCCACAAGGTCGAGACGACCAGCACGTGCGGATACCACTCCACCATGATGTTCGGGTAGAGCGTCAGCCAGATCGCGCCGTATGGCGGCGCCTCGCCGTTACGGAACTTCAGCACCTGTTCCTGCCAGCGCTGGTAGGCCGGCGAGCCGGATTTCTTCAGGCCGCGGTTGACGCCCACGGTCTGCACGCTGTAGTCCGCGCCGAATTCCCAGCGCAGGTCGTCGCACGTGACGAACGCGCCCAGGCCAGGATGGAACGGTTCGACGTGGTAGTCCTCCAGATAGACCTCGATGAAGGTCTTCCAGTTGTAGTCGCAGTGATGCACCTCGACGTGATCGAGCATGTAGCCGGTGAAGTCCAGGTCCTTCGTGACGGACAGGTTCTTCAGCTTGTCCATCACGTTGTAGCCGTTCTGCTCGAACAGCAGGCCGTTCCAGCTTTGCAGCGGCGCCTTCGGCAGGTTCAGGCACGGCGTTTCCGGGAAGTGCGGGGCGCCGATCAGGTCGCCCTTCAGGTCATAGGTCCAGCGGTGCAGCGGACAGACGATCGTGTTGGCATTGCCGCGGCCATTGAACATCAGCGCCTGGCGATGGCGGCAGACGTTGGACAGCAGTTCGATTCCATGGGCATTACGGACCAGCATGCGACCCTCGTTTTCCGAGGCGAGAGTCGTAAAGTCGCCGACATTCGGCACCATCAGTTCGTGGCCCACGTAGCGTGGGCCGTTCTGAAACAATAGCTGCATTTCACGCTGCAGAAGCGCTTCGTCAAAATAGACGTGGACCGGAAGTTGCGCGTTCGAGCGCGCGAGCCTGGCGTGGGTACCCAGATCGGACATCCCAACCCCCCTTAATTAAAGTACTGCAACCAAGAAGAGACAGAATCCGCAAAGACCTGAATTCAGAGTATAAAAACGGTATTTCGGACAGAACCGGAGATTATAGCGCGGTAACGGTAACTCTGCCGATAATTCTTCGCCCGGAAGACCATTGTGCCCCGTCTTAGTGGGGTGGGGCGCGCGTCCATGCCATCCGGCTCCGATTGCAACGTTGCCCCGCGCACTCGTTGCCTTTTTGGACCGAAAAGGAGCATTTGTTCTAAAATAACGGGCTACACTGGGCGATTGTGTCGTCCAGTACATTTATAAGTCGGGTCAAACACGCACTATGGTCAAGAAAACGAACGGCGACAGCATGAACGCCGACAGCGCCGGCAGTCCGGCGACCCCGGCAAGCTTCGAGGAAGCGATGGCCGAACTGGCCCAGTTGGTCACGCAGATGGAATCGGGACAGCTGCCGCTGGAAGCCTCCGTTGCCGCCTATGCCCGTGGCTCGGAACTGGTCAAGTTCTGCGCCGGCCAGCTCGACAAGGTCGAAGCCCAGGTCAAGGTCCTGGAAGGCGATATGCTGAAACCCTTTGCCGACGACGAGGCGGGCCAATGAGCGCGCAGTTCCACGACTGGATGAAGAGCATCCAGGCTGGCATGGAAGCCGACATGTCGGCCTACCTGCCCGCAGCGGATGTGGTGCCGACCAAGCTGCACGCCGCCATGCGCTACGCGCTGCTGGGCGGCGGCAAGCGCGTGCGCCCGCTGCTGGTGTACGCGGCCGGCGCCTTGTCCGGCGCCGATCCGCGCACCTTGTCGCGCGCCGCCGCCGCCGTCGAGATGATCCACGCGTATTCGCTGGTGCACGACGACATGCCGTGCATGGACGACGACGAGCTGCGCCGCGGCAAACCGACCGTGCACGTGGCCTACGACGAAGCGACGGCGCTGCTGGTCGGCGACGCGTTGCAGGCGCAAGCCTTCAACGTGCTGGCGGACGCGGACACGATTCCAGCGGCGCGCCAGGTGGCGATGCTGCGCCTGCTGGCGCAGGCCGCCGGTTCGGCCGGCATGTGCGGCGGCCAGGCCATCGACCTCGATTCGGTCGGCCTGGCGCTGACCCTGGAACAACTGGAGCGCATGCACCAGCTCAAGACCGGCGCGCTGCTGCGCGCTGCCGTCGTGCTGGGCGCGCTGGCCGGCCGTGACCTGGACGAAGCCGAGCTGCGCGCGCTGCACGACTACAGCCGCGCCATCGGACTGGCATTCCAGGTCGTCGACGACGTGCTGGACGCCACCGCCGACTCGGCCACGCTGGGCAAGACCGCCGGCAAGGACGCGGCCGACAATAAACCCACCTACGTCTCCATCCTGGGCCTGGAGCCGTCCATCGCCCTGGCGGAGCAGCTGCGCCAGGACGCCCACACGGCGCTGGCCCCATTCGGCGACAACGCTCTGCGCCTACGGGAACTCGCGGACCTGATCGTGCAGCGGAAGGCATAAATGAACCTGCTTGAAAACATCGATAACCCGGCCGACCTGCGCAAGCTGCCGCGCCAACAACTGAAACCGCTGGCGGACGAGCTGCGCAGCTTCCTGCTCGACTCCGTGTCGAAGACGGGTGGCCACCTGTCCTCCAACCTGGGCACCGTCGAACTGACGGTCGCGCTGCACTACGTGTTCAACACGCCGGCCGACCGCATCGTCTGGGACGTGGGCCACCAGACCTACTCGCACAAGATCCTGACGGGCCGGCGCGAGCAGTTCCACACGCTGCGCCAGCTGGACGGCATCTCCGGCTTCCCGCGCCGCGTCGAAAGCGAATACGACACGTTCGGCACCGCGCACTCGTCCACCTCGATCTCCGCCGCGCTGGGCATGGCGCAGGCCGCGAAGATCAAGGGCGAACAGCGCCACGCCATCGCCGTCATCGGCGACGGTTCCATGACGGCCGGCATGGCCTTCGAGGCGCTGAACAACGCCGGCGTGCAGGAAGACCTGAACCTGCTGGTGATCCTGAACGACAACGACATGTCGATCTCGCCGCCGGTAGGGGCGCTGAACCGCTATCTGGCACGCCTGATGTCCGGCCAGTTCTACGCCGCCGCCAAGAACGTCGGCAAGTCCGTGCTGCCGGCGCCGATGCTGGAGCTGGCGAAGAAGCTGGAAGAACATGCCAAAGGGATGGTGGTTCCAGCCACGATGTTCGAGGAGTTCGGCTTCAACTACATCGGCCCGATCGACGGTCACGACCTGGATTCGCTGATCCCCACGCTGCAGAACATCCGCAACCTGAAGGGCCCGCAGTTCCTGCACGTGGTCACGAAAAAAGGCCAGGGCTACAAGCTGGCCGAGGCCGAGCCGATCCTGTACCACGGCACCGGCAAGTTCAATCCGGCCGAAGGCATCAAGCCGGCGCCGCCGTCGAAGATCACGTACACGGAAGTCTTCGGCAACTGGCTGTGCGACATGGCGGCCGCCGACCAGCGCCTGGTCGGCATCACGCCCGCGATGCGCGAGGGTTCCGGCATGGTGCGCTTCAACGCCGAGTACCCGGACCGCTACTTCGACGTCGGCATCGCCGAGCAGCATTCCGTCACCTTCGGCGCGGGCCTGGCCTGCGAGGGCCTGAAGCCGGTCGTGGCGATCTACTCGACCTTCCTGCAACGCGCCTACGACCAGCTGATCCACGACGTGGCGCTGCAGAACCTGGACGTGACGTTCGCGCTGGATCGCGCCGGCCTGGTGGGCGCCGATGGCGCCACGCACGCCGGCAACTACGACCTGGCCTTCCTGCGCTGCATCCCGAACATGGTGGTGATGGCCGCGTCGGACGAGAACGAGTGCCGCCAGATGCTGACCACCGCCTATCACTACCCCGGCCCGGCCGCCGTGCGCTATCCGCGCGGCGCCGGCGTCGGCGCGAAGATCGAACCGGCGCTGACCTCGATCGACCTGGGCAAGGGCGAGATTCGCCGCACCGGCGAGCGCGTCGCGATCCTGGCGTTCGGCTCGATGGTGGCGCCGTCGCTGGCCGCTGGCGAAACGCTGAACGCCACCGTGGCGAACATGCGCTTCGTCAAGCCGCTGGACGTGGAACTGGTCAAGCAGCTGGCCGCCAGCCATGACTACCTCGTCACGGTGGAAGAGGGCTGCATCATGGGCGGCGCCGGCGCCGCCGTCGCCGAGGCGCTGGCGGAAGCGGGCATCGCCAAGCCGATCCAGATGCTGGGCCTGCCCGACAAGTTCATCGACCACGGCGACCCGGCCAAGCTGTTGGCCAGCGTGGGCCTGGACGCCGCCGGCATCGCCGCGTCGATCAAGGCGCGCTTCCTGGGTGGGGAGCCGCGGCTGGTGGTCAATAACGGGTAATGCCTGAATTCTCGCGGATCGCGGTAGCGCCCTGATTGAGGCGGCCGCGGAGCTTGATCCGCTTAGGGTCTGTCCCCTTGTGGGACCGACCCTGAAGTTCGTGCTCCACTCCCCCAACGCAGCGAAACTTCGGGGTCGGTCCCCATGCGGGGACCGACCCCAGCGGCACCGCGTGCCACGAGTTACCTACCTGCTACCACCTCGGCCATCGCCGCATACCCTGCATCCCCCGGATGCAGGTGATCGCCCGAGTCATAGGCCGACATCATCTGCTGCGGATCGCCCGGATCGCGCAGCGCCGCGTCGAAATCCGCCACCGCATCGAATTCTCCACCGTCCCGTATCCACGCATTGACCTGCTGCCGCACGGTTTCCTTGGCCGGCGTCCAGTAGCCGTCGAACGGCGTGCCCGCCAGCGCCCCGCGGAACGGCAGCAGCGTGCCGCCGATGACGCGCACGCCGCGTGACCGCGCCAGCGCGATCAGGTCGCGATAGCCGGCGATGAGCTGCACTGCCGTCGGCACCGCGTCGGTCGGCGCGAACGGCGTGCCCGGCCAGCCGATGTCGTTGATGCCGATCAGGAGCACGACGGCCGTCACGCCCGGCTGGTCCAGCACGTCCGCCCTGAAGCGTTCCGTCGCGCGCACGCCCATCTTGGAAGCCAGCAGGCGGGCGCCGGAGATACCGGCGTTGGCCACGGCAATGCCAGGCAGCCGCTCGGCCAGCGCATCCGGCCAGCGCCGGTCGCGCTCCGGCGTCGAGCCATTGCCGTCCGTGATCGAGTCGCCAAAGGCCACGATCGTGGCGCCGCTGCCTTCGACGTGCACGGTGCTGACGAAGGCGCGACCGCTCAGCTGCTGGCTGGCGGGGAGCGTGGCCGCCGTCCTCATATTGCCGGCGCCGATATAGCCAGTCTGCTGTGCGCCCCAGTGGAAGGTCGTCAGCGCCGCTTTGCGCGGATACCAGGCGGAGATGGCCAGCCGTTCGCGCGGTGCGACAGCAAATGCCGCTGCGTCGCTGACCGCCTCGCGGCCTGGCGGAATCGTGACCGTCGTGCGGCCCGCGAAGGTGAGTTGGCGACTGGTCGCGCTGTCGATCGTGCCGGCCGCGGCGGCAGGGCGGGCGATGCTGGCCGCACCGACCGTCAGCGGTACGGTCCCGTAGCGGTTCGACAGCACCACGCGCAGGCGCTGGCCACCCACCGACAGCCGCAGCATCTCGCGCACGGTCCGTCCGGTGACCTGCGCGGGCACGTTGGTGGGCAGTGCGAAGCCGGCCTCCCAGGCCGGTTGCGGTGCCGCGTACCAGCTGGTGCGCCATTCCTGCGCCGCGGCGCTGGCGGAACATAGCGCGGCCGCCAGCGCCGCGCCTAGATACGATCTGAACATATTGACCTCCTCGAAAACGATGGCCTATGTTCGATCATTCGTTAGAGGCGCGGTAGAAGGCGGATTGGACTATCATTCATTCAATAAAGGAATGAGTCCATGGATACGATGAAATCGCTGCAGTGGTACGTCAGGGCCGTCGAGCTGGGCAGCCTGTCCGCCGTGGCGCGCGAGGCGGGGACGACGCAGCCGACCGTCAGCAAGGTCGTGGCGGCGCTGGAGCGCGAACTGGGCGTGCGCCTGTTGGCCCGCACCACTGCCAGCTTGGCGCCGACCACGCAAGGGCAGCGCTTCTATGAGCGCGCCAAGGGCGTGCTGGCGGAATATGGCGCGGCAGTGGCCGATGCGCGCGGCGACAGTGCATCGATGCAGGGGCCCTTGCGTGTCAACGCGCCCGTCGCGCTGGGGCAGTTCCGGCTCAATGCGCTGGTACTGGCGTTCCTGGCCGAACATCCCGGCATCGAGGTGGAGCTGATCCTGAACGACCGCATGGTGGACCTGGTGGAGGAGGGCGTGGACGTCGCGCTGCGCCTGGGTGG from Pseudoduganella armeniaca includes the following:
- a CDS encoding polyprenyl synthetase family protein, producing the protein MSAQFHDWMKSIQAGMEADMSAYLPAADVVPTKLHAAMRYALLGGGKRVRPLLVYAAGALSGADPRTLSRAAAAVEMIHAYSLVHDDMPCMDDDELRRGKPTVHVAYDEATALLVGDALQAQAFNVLADADTIPAARQVAMLRLLAQAAGSAGMCGGQAIDLDSVGLALTLEQLERMHQLKTGALLRAAVVLGALAGRDLDEAELRALHDYSRAIGLAFQVVDDVLDATADSATLGKTAGKDAADNKPTYVSILGLEPSIALAEQLRQDAHTALAPFGDNALRLRELADLIVQRKA
- a CDS encoding DMT family transporter, whose product is MQSLWMLFASFMFAAMGVCVKLASETYTTSELVMYRGIVGIVVLFVMIRIQGGTLKTAFPLAHLWRGFIGVVSLWLWFYSIAKLPLATAMTLNYMAPIWIAVWLFAHGWWHAKNRVEWPLIVAVAMSFVGVTLLLRPAFEANQLFDALVALGSSVLSAMAYMQVRKLGLAGEPEYRVVFYFAATNLVAGIVGHVAEAGGGPVTWHPLNTPQGVFLLLGMGLCATAAQMAMTRAYRVGKTLVVANLQYTGIVFSSVWGVAMFGDVFSWHSWLGIAIILLSGMAATFYNTRSTERGKAIADTDPIASEV
- a CDS encoding SGNH/GDSL hydrolase family protein, which gives rise to MFRSYLGAALAAALCSASAAAQEWRTSWYAAPQPAWEAGFALPTNVPAQVTGRTVREMLRLSVGGQRLRVVLSNRYGTVPLTVGAASIARPAAAAGTIDSATSRQLTFAGRTTVTIPPGREAVSDAAAFAVAPRERLAISAWYPRKAALTTFHWGAQQTGYIGAGNMRTAATLPASQQLSGRAFVSTVHVEGSGATIVAFGDSITDGNGSTPERDRRWPDALAERLPGIAVANAGISGARLLASKMGVRATERFRADVLDQPGVTAVVLLIGINDIGWPGTPFAPTDAVPTAVQLIAGYRDLIALARSRGVRVIGGTLLPFRGALAGTPFDGYWTPAKETVRQQVNAWIRDGGEFDAVADFDAALRDPGDPQQMMSAYDSGDHLHPGDAGYAAMAEVVAGR
- the dxs gene encoding 1-deoxy-D-xylulose-5-phosphate synthase, producing the protein MNLLENIDNPADLRKLPRQQLKPLADELRSFLLDSVSKTGGHLSSNLGTVELTVALHYVFNTPADRIVWDVGHQTYSHKILTGRREQFHTLRQLDGISGFPRRVESEYDTFGTAHSSTSISAALGMAQAAKIKGEQRHAIAVIGDGSMTAGMAFEALNNAGVQEDLNLLVILNDNDMSISPPVGALNRYLARLMSGQFYAAAKNVGKSVLPAPMLELAKKLEEHAKGMVVPATMFEEFGFNYIGPIDGHDLDSLIPTLQNIRNLKGPQFLHVVTKKGQGYKLAEAEPILYHGTGKFNPAEGIKPAPPSKITYTEVFGNWLCDMAAADQRLVGITPAMREGSGMVRFNAEYPDRYFDVGIAEQHSVTFGAGLACEGLKPVVAIYSTFLQRAYDQLIHDVALQNLDVTFALDRAGLVGADGATHAGNYDLAFLRCIPNMVVMAASDENECRQMLTTAYHYPGPAAVRYPRGAGVGAKIEPALTSIDLGKGEIRRTGERVAILAFGSMVAPSLAAGETLNATVANMRFVKPLDVELVKQLAASHDYLVTVEEGCIMGGAGAAVAEALAEAGIAKPIQMLGLPDKFIDHGDPAKLLASVGLDAAGIAASIKARFLGGEPRLVVNNG
- a CDS encoding exodeoxyribonuclease VII small subunit, coding for MVKKTNGDSMNADSAGSPATPASFEEAMAELAQLVTQMESGQLPLEASVAAYARGSELVKFCAGQLDKVEAQVKVLEGDMLKPFADDEAGQ
- a CDS encoding aromatic ring-hydroxylating oxygenase subunit alpha, which codes for MSDLGTHARLARSNAQLPVHVYFDEALLQREMQLLFQNGPRYVGHELMVPNVGDFTTLASENEGRMLVRNAHGIELLSNVCRHRQALMFNGRGNANTIVCPLHRWTYDLKGDLIGAPHFPETPCLNLPKAPLQSWNGLLFEQNGYNVMDKLKNLSVTKDLDFTGYMLDHVEVHHCDYNWKTFIEVYLEDYHVEPFHPGLGAFVTCDDLRWEFGADYSVQTVGVNRGLKKSGSPAYQRWQEQVLKFRNGEAPPYGAIWLTLYPNIMVEWYPHVLVVSTLWPEGPNRTKNVVEFYYPEEIVLFEREFVEAERAAYMETCVEDDEIALRMDAGRRILMERGLTDAGPYQSPMEDGMQHFHEWYRSRIEPGNPGLAKLAP